The following coding sequences lie in one Arachis ipaensis cultivar K30076 chromosome B05, Araip1.1, whole genome shotgun sequence genomic window:
- the LOC107640975 gene encoding probable cyclic nucleotide-gated ion channel 16 has translation MNPSELQRFAVSNRFTRFPKSFSLRKKVPWWYKILDPRSRFIARWNRTFLYACIVALFLDPLYFYYPITGDKACMQTDWYLGVVVTFARTVADLFFLFHMVLKFRTAYVNPLTRVYGHKELVTDPHLIAKRYLKHDFIIDLLATLPLPQIVIWFVIPAVKGSTVAQGNHTISLIVLIQYVPRLFQIFPLQRRILKTSGLITKTALAGAVYNLCFYMLASHVLGASWYVSSIQRQFECWRITCRREMNRTHSPSCKPAYLDCNLLDDPARQAWFKRTSVLADCDALNDKNDFQFGMFSDAFTDHVSSSTFSQKYFYCLWWGLKNLTSYAQGLNTSTYVGETVFSSFICIAGSILFAHLIGNMQNYLQSSTARLEEWRLKQKDTEEWMNHRQLPPELQQRIRRFVQYKWLATRGVDEEAILRDLPIDLRRQIQRHLCLDIVRRVPFFGQMDDQLLDAICERLVASLNTKDTYIVREGDPVREMLFIIRGQLESSTTDGGRTGYYNSIILRPGDFCGEELLTWALMPTSNLSLPDSTRTVKTVTEVEAFALRAEDLKFVSNQFKRLHSKKLQHAFRYYSHQWRAWGAAFIQTAWRRYRKRKLTMELLQKENLYYTNIEQDDDEGEEQRVGGSSSSSGNRAQISTTVLASRFAANTRRGVAKKIAIPDSDSLKMPKMFKPTEPDFSTFQDEN, from the exons ATGAATCCAAGCGAGTTGCAGCGGTTTGCGGTGTCAAATCGATTCACAAGGTTCCCAAAATCGTTCTCCCTGCGGAAGAAGGTACCATGGTGGTACAAAATACTAGACCCACGGTCAAGATTCATCGCAAGATGGAACCGCACCTTCCTTTATGCGTGCATTGTGGCACTGTTCCTTGACCCTCTCTACTTCTACTATCCCATAACGGGCGACAAGGCTTGCATGCAAACCGATTGGTACCTGGGCGTCGTCGTCACCTTCGCCAGAACCGTGGCCGATCTTTTCTTCCTCTTCCACATGGTCCTCAAATTCCGGACGGCCTACGTTAACCCTCTCACTCGTGTTTATGGCCACAAGGAGCTCGTCACCGATCCCCACCTCATTGCCAAAAGGTACCTCAAGCATGATTTCATCATCGATCTACTTGCCACCCTTCCTTTGCCTCAG ATTGTGATTTGGTTCGTGATTCCGGCAGTGAAAGGGTCAACTGTAGCACAAGGAAATCACACAATATCCCTCATTGTCCTCATTCAGTATGTTCCCCGATTGTTTCAGATTTTTCCTCTTCAACGTCGAATCTTAAAGACTAGTGGGCTTATAACCAAAACTGCATTGGCTGGGGCTGTGTACAATCTTTGTTTCTACATGTTGGCCAGCCAT GTTTTGGGGGCATCATGGTATGTGTCATCGATCCAAAGACAATTTGAGTGTTGGAGAATAACTTGTAGGAGGGAGATGAATAGAACACACTCTCCATCTTGCAAACCAGCGTATCTTGATTGCAATCTTTTGGATGATCCAGCAAGACAAGCATGGTTTAAGAGAACCAGTGTGCTTGCTGACTGTGATGCTCTCAATGACAAGAATGACTTTCAATTTGGAATGTTTTCTGATGCTTTCACCGACCATGTTTCTTCCTCCACCTTTTCTCAAAAGTATTTTTATTGCCTTTGGTGGGGCCTCAAAAATTTAAC ATCTTATGCTCAAGGTCTTAATACGAGCACTTACGTTGGTGAAACCGTATTTTCAAGTTTCATTTGCATCGCAGGTTCAATCCTCTTTGCGCATCTCATTGGTAATATGCAG AATTATCTGCAATCTTCAACTGCAAGACTTGAAGAATGGAGACTGAAACAAAAGGATACAGAAGAGTGGATGAATCATAGGCAACTTCCACCGGAACTTCAACAACGCATTCGCAGGTTTGTTCAATATAAATGGCTTGCCACAAGAGgcgtagatgaagaagcaattttGCGTGATTTGCCTATTGATCTTCGACGCCAGATTCAAAGGCATCTTTGTCTTGACATTGTTCGTCGG GTTCCTTTCTTCGGTCAAATGGATGATCAACTCCTAGATGCCATATGTGAACGTCTTGTTGCATCCTTAAACACAAAAGACACATACATTGTAAGGGAAGGTGATCCAGTGAGAGAAATGCTCTTCATCATTAGAGGACAACTTGAGAGTTCAACCACTGATGGTGGAAGAACAGGGTACTACAACTCTATCATTCTTAGACCAGGTGATTTCTGTGGTGAAGAGTTGCTGACGTGGGCCTTGATGCCCACCTCAAACCTCAGCCTTCCAGACTCTACTAGAACTGTCAAGACTGTTACTGAAGTCGAAGCGTTTGCTCTCAGAGCTGAGGATCTAAAGTTTGTTTCAAATCAATTCAAGCGTCTACATAGCAAGAAACTCCAGCATGCTTTTAG GTACTATTCCCATCAATGGAGGGCTTGGGGGGCTGCCTTTATACAGACTGCTTGGAGACGCTATCGTAAGAGAAAACTGACAATGGAGTTGTTACAAAAAGAGAACTTGTACTACACCAATATCGAGCAAGATGATGATGAAGGTGAAGAACAAAGGGTAGGAGGGAGTTCATCAAGTAGTGGAAACCGCGCACAGATTTCAACTACCGTTTTGGCATCTAGGTTTGCTGCAAACACAAGAAGAGGTGTCGCTAAGAAGATTGCAATACCTGATAGTGATAGTTTGAAGATGCCCAAAATGTTCAAGCCAACAGAACCTGATTTCTCAACTTTCCAAGATGAAAATTAA